AGCGCAATTGGGCGAGCCTCGGTAACAATTTCACGGCCAAGTGAcgctgttgttgatgacggcTGTCGGTTTCCATCTTTCTTTATTTTCGACTCTTGTCACTCCGGCTGTTCCTCTTACTCGcatcagccatcaccacagccAGCAGCATGACCGACGCCGACAAGAAGCCAGACCCAGAAGTCCCCGCGGCCACAGAGCCCGCCGTGCTCGAGACGCCCCCGACAAACATCGAGCCATCAACAAACACCGAAGCTGAGTCTTCCACTGCACCGGCGCCAGAGAAGACGCGAGAAGCCACCCTCGAGCAGGCGCGCATCTTTCTCAAAGACACCGAGACCCAAAAGGCGACCGCAGCACAAAAAACAGAGTTTCTCAAGAGCAAAGGGCTGTCGGATAGTGATATTCAAGACCTCCTAAAGGAAGTTACCCAAGATGCGCCAGTACGTTTTTCTCTGCCATATTGCTTACCAGCATATATCAAACTAACCTTttcatctcccccagcacctcgaccaacaaccacgcctaaccaccaccacctccttcctcccaaaaGAAGACCGCCCCCCCATCGTCACCTACCCCGaattcctcaccaccccctcccgccccccacCCCTAATCACCCCAaacatcttcctcaacacaGTCTACGCCTTCACGGGGTTGTCAACCCTCATCTACGGCACCTCCAAGTTTGTCCTCGAACCCAtggtcacctccctcaccgcctcGAGGATTGAACTCGCCACAGCAGCGAATGATAACCTCTCCAAATTGGTCACCAAGCTA
This window of the Podospora pseudoanserina strain CBS 124.78 chromosome 3, whole genome shotgun sequence genome carries:
- a CDS encoding hypothetical protein (COG:S; EggNog:ENOG503P30P); translation: MTDADKKPDPEVPAATEPAVLETPPTNIEPSTNTEAESSTAPAPEKTREATLEQARIFLKDTETQKATAAQKTEFLKSKGLSDSDIQDLLKEVTQDAPHLDQQPRLTTTTSFLPKEDRPPIVTYPEFLTTPSRPPPLITPNIFLNTVYAFTGLSTLIYGTSKFVLEPMVTSLTASRIELATAANDNLSKLVTKLEETVSQIPTYPSHDQDHSPRQSLDMQSQYDDPTELFHRDIGIQTEDTPRSSLNLSTPLFPGNAKETATNYQARRLSGLVKSLRQVNEGLASQSEGYADVKTVLEVMRDDLEGLARETSGEVYGGYNMYGARQERDDEIRRAKENIRRVKGVLLSSRSFPGDRSGVVTAGQGRRGGFGIGGR